acaaaacaccagaaacacaaacgcaaatgTCTCCACTCAGAGCCATCGTTTCTGGTTTGTTATAGCCATGGTAAGCGGCGGGAATACTCTTCAAAAGCGTACTTTCTgggtttgttgtgttttctaaaCGGGCTCTTCCGTGTTTGTCATGTGACCCCCGCGTGGCGGTCAGCTGATCACAATTGTTTCACGAGGGACGGGTCTAGGCGCGAAAAGGCTCGAAATTGATTTGTTAAAATGAATCTGAACTGTACAGTTCCAAGTCATCTTGTATTTTCgctttattattttatttatagagcaaAATAAAGATAATGGATTATTAGAAGGTAAAATCGTTTAAGGGTCAAAGGAgtaatcataaaaaaaataatcagcatttTTCATGGACTATAACAGGTGAGATTTTTGACATGTTCCAGACTGATAATAAACAACTTTCAACTTTCCTTTAGCATCCTTTAGCATTAGCATCgataatttttattttttaagcttttctttcacagaaaaaaaatctggcatTATCCAAAAACTGgcatttaaagggttaaaattctgaaaataaattaatgaatgatTGGTAGTGATAATCAGGACTTTTTCTCTTCAAAGAAATCAACagtgaaagtggaaaataatattaatatctAGTATTTTTGTATCAGTTTCAagaagggaaaataaaacaagtttaGAAACTATGTGAGACTAAAAACTTAAGACACTTAAAACAACAGAACTGTACAAAAGCACCAGTCTGATTCACTTTATGGTCTAAGTAACTTTATTGAAGGGAAACGTAAAAAGAAACAGAGCCACAAGTTGATTATCAACCATCAGCTTTGCATCAATATTTTAGGGCTACAAGAAGACAGTGTTCGAGTGGGCATAAAACTAATAGCTCATCTACTGGCTTctaaataacaaaaagaaatagaaagCCTTTGAGgggaaccaaaaaaaaaatttccaaCTTCCAGCCTTACAATCCATTTAATTTGCAGAAACATATCAGATATAATAGCCTAACTTTATTAACATGcataaaatacaacattgaAGTTCTTATATTTTGTTTCCTTAACATTGATATATACTGCTGTGCTTCTCTGTACACACACTTTGATAGTGGAATAAGATACACTTCTTTCCTCAGGTAATAGATTCCTATACTAATGATCAGAAGAACATACTGACATCACACCAGTCCAGGAGGCAGATCAGGAGCCACCAACCAGTTTTCCAAATCTTTTAGAGGGTTGGCATTTCCCCGTTTCAGGTTTTAAccactttgaaatgaaatgtgtaattTTGCCAATTTGAAACTTTAAAATTTATGAGTATGGCAAAAGACAGGCTTCTCTACAAGTGCTCTGCAAAATCCAGCATACATCAAGCCCACAGGGTCCAGCCAGTGAACCAACCGGATCAAAACATGAGGTTGCTGTAATGTTCAGTGTCGGGAGTCCAGTCGCATCAGATTCTACTAAGTGTGTGCAGAGTGAGTGACTAACATCACCAATTTCGGGTTACTGGTGCATGCTCAAGCCGAGTGTTCAGAACCatggtgggtttttttctttttcttttttttctaaccgCCATACAAAACGGGAGTAGAAACTTCACAGAAACTGGCACGTGTCCTAGAGAGAAAACACTATCTTCTTATGAGCGCGCAGGTGGAAAAAGGAACAGGGGAAAATGCTCtgattaacaaaaaacaaaaaaaaacaaaacaaaaaaagaaaagaaaaaagaaaaaaaaggggggaaaagtgaaaaagaaaaccagaatcCCAGAATTTGTAGTTTGAACCAGGGACGACATTTTCCACCAGCTTTCTGACCAATGCCATCACATTGCGTATTTATGCGTCCAttcttttgctgttttggtgTATCTGCAAAGAGGAGCAAAAAAGGAACAAGTTACCTTAACTGACTGAACGCAGCACATCTTTGGCATTAAAAGCTTGATAACTACAAACAGCTGCACGCTCAGGATCTGTTTAAGTACATGCACTTGAGCACATTACAAGCCAAGTAGCATCTTaacaaaatgtttcagtgtatgaacaaaaacactttgcaCAAGCTAAACTTCATTTCAAATAGTGAAATATTTCTTCAACATGTCGTCTTCGCCTGCTGGTACACACATTGCATTTTTAACCACAACAAAACGTTTCATGCTGGAGTTAGTGGCTACgttcacatgcacagaaaatgcCGTCTTGGTACTTGTCAACCAGATTACATGAAACACTATTAAAAACCAAGGACAACTGATTGGACAAAATGAGCTGTGGATGACCGTTTTTCACCATCTTCTGCTATTCAATAGACCAGACAATTGATTGAGAAAATGGTGTGCAGACtaaaagataatgaaaacaatggttagttgcagccctaatggTGAGTTTGAGTGTTGTCACAAGAAATATTTTAAGGCTTTGGAAGCCGGTTAAAGCTCCGGATTGGAAGGTTTGGGCAAATGCAACCGTAGTGAGGTGACTGGGATCAATTGTAAACATAAATTGAGGATAAAGATGACTTTATTTGTTCCCTGCTCCGTGTTTTATTAGAACATCTACTGCCGTGACCCTGAAACAACGCAAACATCCACCTGCTTCCATGCACCAATCTTTCCTTAAATTGATGCAGAGAACCAAACAGCACATCCTTCTTTAACCAGCTATGTTTAGACTGATTACTTTTTAGGAAGCCATGGGTGCCTTCATTTCAGTGCACCATGAATATTAGCTGGCAGAGACTTGGAGCTCACTGGAGACAAAAATCCATCACAATAAATGATTTGTTGGCTTTTTCAAATTGTTGCTTTCACTGCATGGTGATGCAGCTGCCAGCACAaactgctgaaaacactgactttcCAGTGTCGACATCTTAAGATCCACAATCTGCTCAAGCATCAACAATTTCAAACAAGAAACCCAACTTGTATTATCCTTACTGCTTGTCTGCTGGGCTTCAGTTTCAGACATCATAGCTCATGAATGCAGTTCTTTTTGGCAGTCAAATGTTGGCGTGTCCTCGAGTGCACCACCAAGAAAATTCTTCATAATTGTCCCTGCTGACAACTCCTTTACCATGTAACAATAACAGTGAAAAATCAAGGCAAGCCAGTTTAACTATGATGGATCATCTCAAGTCTCTACATGCTGATTTTCCAATCACACTGAAAGGAATTAAATATATTATGGTATGTATTGGAAAATAGTCAGCagtaatgtaaaatatatgaTCTGTACTAAGGTGTGTCTAAGAAGAAAAGTTTACTGGGTGCGAAAAGACCTTAAACAAcccctgtttgtttttcactgccATACCTGTGAAAGCTTAGTTATTTGGATATTTATTCCATGCAACACAAGACTAAGCAATTGCAGCACATTGGATTATTACCACTGGATCTCCATTTCTCTGACCTGTATTAGCAGTAACCCACAATTGTCAAGAGGCCAATGTATCGGTGGGCAGGGCACAAATATTCAAGtaacttatttattttcagcAACAGACTCCTTGTGCAGGGTATCAAGGTGCAAGCTGAACCCACGATCTGAGCAGAGTATGGAGAATAGGGTACTCTCCACGTAAAAGACAGCCAGAGATTAGTATAATCACAGTCAAATTCCACACTGCAGTCACACTTTGTAACAGCGCTCCAAGCCTCTGGTTACGCCAGTCAGACCAGAGCATCACAACCAACCAATCCCATAGCACTAGCCAAGATGCAGCAGTGCCTCCTGGCCTTACCCTAAAGCATGGCATACTTCGTTGTCCACTCCTGAGCTAGTTTATTGTACCTGACAGAGTGAGACTAGGTTACACACCAGGTGACACTCATACAGGCAAAATTTACTGCGCCTTTGAAAGTTGAGAGAGGGCCTAAAAAGGATATTGTACCATGCACAATGTACAACAGGGTACTATGTTCTTCCTTTTCAGAGGGAAAGATTCATTTCACATGTTTGGAGAACAGTTTATCAAACATAAGGATCACATACGTACCTCTGAGTATCTGTTTTGTAGATTCGTGCAATCTCTGGCACTAGTGGGTCATCAGGGTTTGGGTCACATAGGAGTGAGCAAATGGAGAGAAGAACTGCAAGAAACAAATAGACTTTAGACCGATTTGCTATTTTATTTGGTAAGGAGCGAATTAacacagtttcaacatttgtttttcacattttaaccGACAGTTACTCTAATCTTTTTCTGGGATAGATTCGATGCCTGGGTTACCTTGTAATCTGTGTAATGGGGTCTACGAATTATCCATACCTTTAGAAATAGTAAGTGCAGGAGACCACTGTGATCTGAGAATATCCAGACAGATACTGCCGTTACTGTTAATATTTGGGTGGTAAATTCTTGTTGTAAATGcaacctgaaaagaaaaaggaaagaacacAACAGTGAGGACATAATAAGGCCACGCCACACGCCAAGTCATTGTTATGCAATGCAAATTTCTCAACATGGGACAGTGACGTTCAATGCTCATGACTATCTACATCTGGAATGACTGGTATTACTTCATGAGGGCAGTCAACAGATAAAACGTGTTCATGATGCCAAACCGCTCTGCTTGGTTTACTTTACaggaaatgtgtctttgttgtttctctttaaCTTTCAGAAGAGTGTCGTGTATAAAATGAGAATGTGAGTGTTTACATAATATACAATGGTTGATCCCAGTTACTTACACTGAATATATTATTTTAGTGTTGTAAATCAGATTTGTGTCTATTGCACGATGAATACTGCATGAATGGGCAGTTTGATGGATGTCAATATATCTCTAATtgtaaacaaaagaaagaggaaaacctTGTTTCTGGTGTGATTCAGCTTACCTTGGGTGGTTTGAAGGGGTAGTCTGTGGGAAAGTGAATTGTCAAGAAGAAAACTCCTCCCTGATATGGACTGTCGCTCTGAAAGCCagaattacatttacatattacAGAGAAGAATGATCTAAAACCTCCTGTCCACAGCTTCTCATTATCAAGTCAAATTTCAACCTTTATCTCATGAATACATTTAAAGCAGGCAGGAACACAACCTTCATGACAAATTTCAATATTGTGCTGCTTTAAAATACAAAGAGACCGACAATTATGTCATAAAGTATCTACTTACAGGTCCCATGATTGTGGCTTGCcagtgaaacactgcagagaagagaaagtAAGCGTTAGAAAACGGGGAAAGGTCACAGATATGAGTTTTGACAAGGACTAGGCGTCTCATTTGTCTCTGTTGCATACAAGACACACAATTTCCCTTTCTATAATCACTCACATACGCAAACCTACTTTGTAGTTATGGTGGTCATGTATCAAGTTTAACTCTACTGTCCCTCACTCTATTTTAGGGTGGAGGTATTCATGACCAGTATAACCAGTTCTCAGAACTAGACCCACATCCACCCATGCTTTTAAAATTAATGTAGctcattcagttttaatttggcctttgtttgtggtttcctctgcctcttaaaaacaaattaaatggtAAGAAAGAGAACATTAATCAGCACCTGTTTTTCAGACTAAGTCATTTTAAGTAAAGTGCCGCaccacattttctcattttgccATATGTGAGCATAAACGGAAAATCTTTGGATTTTTTGGGGATATTGGTCATACAgaacaagacatctgaagatATCACATTGATCGGTGGGAAATTACAGTGGGTGCTTTTCACTAGTGATTAATAACAAATTATTGGCAGACCTATTGATAATGAAATGACTTGCAGTCCTAAAAACTTTTGACCAGTTCTGAGACACTTACTATCATCACCCACTGGGCCGGCCGAGCACTGTGCAGGGGGGTCACGAGCCAGGTCGGTAAGCTCCTATAAAGAAAAGAGGTTTACAACAATAACCAATTAGATCACAGTAATCTTCAGGGACAAAACAATGAGGAGACACCATCTGAAATCAATGTGGCAGACTGAGTAGCACTTAACATCCTGGGTTTAAATGCCAACATGGGGACTGGGGAGGGGAGATGCTACATGAGAAGTCGTGTGCTTCATGTATTTCACAACGCCCTCCCGCCGGTGTTGTTATCTCCTGCCACTCTCCTCCAAGGCTCAACTTTGCTCACGCTCTGGGGCTGGGGGCTACAATGTTTTCGTCTCCACTTAAGTTGAGCCTGAGGCACATATACTAACGTTACTGCCTCTGTTATTTTTAGGCCCACAGCTACTTTAGAGTGAGGTGGAGGCCAATGCCCCACCCCGGCCTACAGACACACCATTCCACAAGTAAGTTTACGGATTCCCTTGGAGGAAGATTCTAGTCAACAGCAAAGTGAAGAAATGAAGCCACGGTGTGAACATTTAATAGGTGTCACTCTACCGCTGTCAACTTCCTCCATTTAAGGGCCAGAACACACCCTGTGATGTGTACTAGCACTGAAAAAATACTTTCACATACCAAGGAAGTGTATCATGTACACGGCTCTGACTGCTAACACAGACTCGGTGAGTGATATGAGTCATGGGTTCTGGTAACAGAGTATCGCCGCTATTACAAATTCAACGACTCGCTAGTTATCAAGACACGCGCCATGAATGTGAGACTACAATAAAGGCTTGGTGATAAGCAAACACCGTCTGTGCGTTTATGTGAAGTGTTGAGCAATTCATGAGGCCTTTTTGTTTTACCGTCAATCCACTTCGAACACACTAAACCTGTAACCGAAACTGCTAatgttaacgttagctagctcgCTAAGTGCTGTTCGCCGTTCAACCGTTGAGCCGTGACCGTGTGAGCTAGCCGGTGCCAACAGTAAAAACTATCGTCAATTCACTCAACCTTAAACACAACAACTCATCGTACACACGCAGGGACACGAACTTAACACTTCCCCGTACATGTTTCACCGCCATGTTTCATAGGATACAGCGCCGTTACATTGTGGGAGGCTAGCGCGGTGAATTAGCTAGAGGTACCGACGCTATCTTACCTTGTTGATCCTTTTCAGAGccatcctctctctgtgttcttcttttttatttcaagatGTTCCGATCCAAGCAGTGAGGGGCAACCGTGATATGCCAGGATGAGTCGCTATCCTCCAAACGATCGTCGCTGGGTCAGCTCGACGGCCTTTCTTCTCGAGCTAGCGTAGTTAGCTGGCTAGCGAGCTAAAACTACGTATGCGCGGAGTTGGCGACGAAGCTAGCTGGCGATCTTATCCAGCTTATTTTCGGCGAGCGACAGACGTTACACTGTCTTTCGGTAACCCCCGCTTTCCCTGCAGTTTCACTGTCTTGTGTTGGGTTATTTGTAATTCGTTGAGGCTGACCAAGTGCGTATGCCAGGTGAAGTAACCCGGACGACGAGACTCCGTTTCTTTTGGTTTCGGTCGCTGCCGTTAGCAAACTAGCGGCTTTCTACATGTATTTGAAGCTTTATGGTAGCGGGGCGGTCCTCTAggctgctgactgacaggccGGATGTGGTCGGGGATTGGTTACAAGCccgctgaaagaaaaaaaaaacatgcgtGTCACACCAGCCGGGACAtgtcagcatttatttggaaGAGACCTAAATTAAATTGGGATGTTTTCTTTGACGTGTAATGATGAATATTTATCCACGCAGCCACGAATTCCAAAATATTAAATACCCTAACTTTTGATAGCTTTGCTATGGTAGTGATGTAAAATAGTATTACCATTTAAGACATTTATTAAATCAATACATGACTGAGGGGGAAAAGCACCATGACTCCAGAACCTCAGGGGTTCACACTGTGCGGTTTCAGCTTTGTGTCTTCTCGCAGCACACATGTTAACATGTAACAGCAGAAAAAGTACAGATGTAATCAATAAAATATTGTTCTAAATGATCCAGCTCGAGTCCTACTGCCACCTGTAAAGATATGTCCAATTAGGCAGCAGctaattaaaatatattgctCACAAATCCTTTGATACGATAAGATGATTATAGCGTCTCATATGTTAagattttctgcatttcttcttGTATCTTTGGGTTTGCAGCAGCTGACCTGACGAGTAATTTGAATGGTCACCATCAGCTCCAGGAAATGTAGATATACTTGTTGATGACATTTGATTGTCAAAGCAATTAAttcataatgaaaacaatcattagttgCCACCCTAGTACATTTTATCAATTGCAAGTTTGTTGGGAAAATGAGAATATGCATAACCAAAGCAAAATATCTGCTGACATTGTTCAGGCCTTCTGGTGAGTCCTGATTTACTACCTGATCTCGAGGCCCTTTTGGTCTTTACACTTCAACTGACACCTTAACTGCTTTCAGTGCTTAAAGTGCAGCTGACACTTTAAGCACTCAACTTGGACACTCGGCTTCTTTCACTGCTTCAACTTAAAACTCTCCGACAATGATTGGGACATTTTCCTGTAGAAGACTGTGGAATTACACAGCGACGCAGAATACTTTAATATTTCAAATCAACATGTGAAACCTTCATCTCTTAGCTTGAGGCCACAGAGGTGGTGGTCTGTTCAGACTTCATAAACCTCACTGTGCACCTGCCAAGGGTTTATCCATTAATATAGAAACTACAGTACAAAAAGTACATGTTCACAGCAGTAATTTAATactggcagacagacaacattTGCAGTACAAAAGGCGGATTCATGAATAACAAAGACGACTGCTGAAGCTTTTCCTTTTGCCCCGTCGCTTTCACAAAATGCTAAACAAGAGTGCTACCAGGACACTGGAGAGAATGAAATGAGAACAAATCAAATGCCATTTAAGTAAACATCTTTACTTGTAACCTGCCAGAATTTGGTAATTATTGACGCTTTATAGTTACACACAATTTCTACGAattctatatatattttttacaatttctttacAGTTGTACAGTAAGTGTCCCTTTAACCCAACACAATTTAGTCTTTATATTCAGTCCATGTTATTTGCTCCACTGAAGCACATTCAGTACACTGTCTGGTTGAAGATAAATTTAGTTTCTATTGGTTCACAGAGAGGGCAAATGTGCCTACTTCCCCAATATGGAGGGTCACACTTTTACACCTCTTCAAGGCACTGATGCAGGGCAGtcagtcactgtttgtctgtgcttGTGCAAGAGAGGGGGGCATCTGAGGGGGGCAGCCGGGGCATCAGCGGGATAGTTTCAGCCTCTCTGAGCCCGTCCAGGTCCGAGTCTGAATATGCACCGTTATCATTGCGAGTCTGAGGAACGTCAATGCGGTCTAAGAGTTCAGAGTTTTCATGACATGATCTGACAGATGTTTGTCTATCAACACGGCTCATACCAGATGCCGCAGGAACGCCATCAGCATCGTTTGATTGGGGCGAATCGCGGCTGTTCCATGATTTAGGCGTCCCGTCGCAGCTCTCATGTTTACCGTCGCCGCTTTGTGGCACTCTGGGACATAAACTAACTTCAAATTCTGCTCCATTAGAGTCAGACTGGCCCTCCGCTGTGCTCTCATTCACAGCTTTAGGAGTCAATGGCAGTGGTGAGGCCTTCCCACTCCGCTCCCCTTGGTTGTGCATGTTAGGGGGAGTTTTACTCAGCAGCACATGGGAATTAGAAATGCCCCCTGAAGGGCAGCTTGACACTGGGCTGACAAATCCTACAAAGTCTCCACTGGAGCTGAAACGAAGACCTTGGGCAGCTTCCCCGCAAGGATCAGCTGGTTGGTCTTTATCTTCCGTCACACAGTCTCCATCCCCAGCGCTTCccgtctcctcctgctgctcgcTGGGATCAGGACCTGCAGCTTCGACCTGCGTCTCCTGCCGCGTGCCGTCGTCCTGGTCCTGATCTCCATCTCGTGCAGCCGGATCGCTCTGAGTCGGAGCCGCTGGAGCGTCACCTGCAGCCTGGCTCTGACCTGGCGGGGTGGGTCGGATGGTTTGGTGGCACATGGGGCAGGTCTCCTGCACGTACAGCCACTTGCGAAGACAGTTGCCATGGAAGAAATGTCCACAGtatgtgatcacagcagcacTCATTTCCTGTGAGGAGAGACACATTTGACTTTACTGTAGTAGTATAAGAAGTAGTAACATGTCTATAATACTACTACACATATAACAACTGTAACGTCACACactttattatattattatactaCACAGTACATGGCTGCCAGAGCTGCACTGCTGGACTTCTTTTGCACAAATACTTGCAATATTCACTTATACATCCTGAGGTATTGTaaagtatatactgtatacattaATCTatcaatttattttttcattgtattCCCCTCAAAGAGTCATTTATCTGTTCTTACCTCTCAGCCCGCCTCTGTCTAATGTCTGAATTTCCTCATTAGGATCGATAAAGTTTTCCATTACCGTTTTAAAAGCAGTAAATAGCAGATCCAAcatgctctctgcctctgctctctgctgtatTATCAAGATTTTCTGTTGCTGCCTCAATGACAACAACATTGGCTTCATTGTCAAGGGCAGGAAAAAAGCGATATTAACAGGTTTTAAGAAAAAACATGGTTGAGGGGCAAAGAATCGGTTCTGAACCGTGCACAAGGAGGCGGAGCTAAACTGGAAAAACAGGACCAACATGCcttacagacacagacacagcaatcCACCAGTCTGCCATCTGCATGTAGAGCTGAGCAACTGTCAAATATCAACTATCACTAAATGTTTAACCCtattaaattacatttaaattcaaCCTCGACTGTCCTCTTGGTATACACTCACTCTAGTCTTACaacagtgatgaagaagagCTTAACATGTattaacatccttcatccagtcatgtgttcataaagtggtgaacctcgctccatcctcgctcctgagcgactgagcctttccaggatgcccctttcatacccaatcatgacactgtcacctgttaccaatcaacctgtttacctgtggaatgttccaaacaggtgtttttggagcgttccacatctttcccagtctttagctgctcctttcccaacttgtttgaaacgtgttgctgcgtCTAACTCAGaataatatttacaaaaatctatgGAGctgtcttattttattattatttatttttttatgtatcATCCTGTCTTATgtatgttttacttttttgggGTTGGGGTTGTATGAGACAACAACACTGGAAGAAAAATTAAAGTTTGATAGCTTGGTAGCTTGGccatcttcccctctctcccctctctcccccctctttccTATCCATGTCTAATAGCTGTGCCCAAAAAGCCCAAAGACTAATCTTAATACAAAATACACTCAGACAGAATCTTTGTACTTCACACAGCAAGTAAAAGTGGGGGAAACACGTGCAGTATAACAGAGTTATGATCCTACAGCTGGTCTGAAGCTAAGCCAAGAGGAAATAAGATAAAATCCTAAACGTCAAAACCTCAGTACACGTGTACTatctgtactgtactgtagtgCCCGAGGGGACTTTGGATTTTACAGTACgtcctgtttgtttgtcccCAGCCTTCAACGTACCGCACAGCGCCGCGCTGACCTGCTCACGACACAGCCACAGTGCGACTAACCTGGAAGCAGATGGAACAGACGTCgttgtgttgctgcagctgctgagccGTGGCTCTGGGGAGGGAGTTGATCTTCTTAGCCGCTTCCTGTCTGAGCAGGAAGCTCCTCCAGCCAGACTGAGCTCGGAGCCAAACGTTGAAGTACGAGTGGATGATGATGACGGAGGCGCCCATCCAGCTCCACTCCCCGAACAGCGACTCCCAGGTGCCGTACGCCACCACGCAGAGCGCCACCACGAACTCCAGCACCCTGCTGACGGCGTTCACCCAGTAGATCACTTCGTCCAGG
This window of the Chaetodon auriga isolate fChaAug3 chromosome 14, fChaAug3.hap1, whole genome shotgun sequence genome carries:
- the LOC143331660 gene encoding ubiquitin-conjugating enzyme E2 D3-like isoform X2, whose translation is MALKRINKELTDLARDPPAQCSAGPVGDDMFHWQATIMGPSDSPYQGGVFFLTIHFPTDYPFKPPKVAFTTRIYHPNINSNGSICLDILRSQWSPALTISKVLLSICSLLCDPNPDDPLVPEIARIYKTDTQRYTKTAKEWTHKYAM
- the LOC143331660 gene encoding ubiquitin-conjugating enzyme E2 D3-like isoform X1; translated protein: MALKRINKELTDLARDPPAQCSAGPVGDDMFHWQATIMGPSDSPYQGGVFFLTIHFPTDYPFKPPKVAFTTRIYHPNINSNGSICLDILRSQWSPALTISKVLLSICSLLCDPNPDDPLVPEIARIYKTDTQRYNKLAQEWTTKYAML